A region of Thermodesulfobacteriota bacterium DNA encodes the following proteins:
- a CDS encoding nuclear transport factor 2 family protein, translating into MKTMNREMMDKLVSDHFMYEAADDVEGVLGTLTEDAEHELIGGPDGPLRGKAAIRGFYERLFPCLKDGSVEPVMRLYGDDFLVDESIWTGYLVDGRPFKLDGKAGRVRLRLLHVFKLREGFIEKENVWFDFDDLKRQLD; encoded by the coding sequence ATGAAAACTATGAACCGAGAGATGATGGACAAGCTCGTCAGCGACCACTTCATGTACGAGGCGGCCGACGATGTCGAGGGAGTGCTTGGAACCCTTACAGAAGATGCCGAGCACGAGTTGATAGGGGGGCCGGATGGCCCGCTTCGAGGGAAAGCGGCGATTCGTGGCTTTTATGAACGGTTGTTTCCCTGCCTCAAAGACGGCAGCGTCGAGCCGGTAATGCGCCTCTACGGGGACGACTTTCTGGTCGACGAGAGTATCTGGACCGGCTATCTGGTGGATGGACGGCCTTTCAAACTGGATGGCAAGGCCGGTAGGGTGCGCCTCCGGCTCCTCCACGTCTTTAAGCTCAGGGAGGGGTTCATCGAGAAGGAAAATGTCTGGTTTGACTTCGACGACCTCAAGCGTCAACTGGACTGA
- a CDS encoding YdgA family protein has translation MRVILIFVALIVLAVVGTTYWFGVEAEKTYKNIQEGLSQYGNVEIIKRKYNRGWFSSEAETELGIRVGTKKIASLILNDRISHGPIPIRELIGRDSRLKPVQAIINSTIRTIPGTGNELTDLLAEMPPPQIKTTVEIKGHGESLISMPPFAHQDREGNGSIKWQGVYGSAKFSPNFRQITTDIKSPGLELTSDEFELSIKGIEFDSQLRSHVPDLYNPTGDMNLTIGNVNVENRKPQERYSIEQLKLYGGTELTGDNLVAKSTFSFENLNTGAENYGPGYYEIIIRNIDPSAWAKLQKMLRETQGMDTSNETERDLLIGKIIDILPDLIKNSPEVELAKLSLKTDKGEASGRAKVTIDGSNPKIAKIPFLLLMSVKAEAGFTIPEALTESILQNLARKNLLEKIEDLDEVPKGEDINELSKAAASEQVKKLIEQKILIPEGENLKLDASYERGVFKLNGQPMETPFSG, from the coding sequence ATGAGGGTTATTCTGATCTTCGTTGCATTAATCGTCCTGGCAGTGGTTGGTACGACCTACTGGTTCGGTGTAGAGGCGGAGAAGACGTACAAAAACATCCAGGAAGGGCTTTCCCAATACGGGAATGTCGAGATAATTAAAAGAAAATATAACCGAGGTTGGTTCAGCTCAGAAGCCGAGACGGAATTGGGAATACGGGTAGGGACTAAAAAAATAGCAAGTTTAATATTAAACGACCGCATCAGCCATGGGCCAATACCTATAAGGGAGCTGATTGGCCGGGATTCCCGGCTGAAACCGGTACAGGCAATAATCAACAGCACCATAAGGACCATCCCGGGGACCGGGAATGAACTAACCGATTTATTAGCCGAGATGCCGCCGCCCCAGATAAAAACAACGGTCGAAATCAAAGGTCACGGGGAAAGCCTAATATCCATGCCGCCATTCGCCCATCAAGACCGGGAGGGAAACGGCTCTATAAAGTGGCAAGGGGTTTACGGCTCGGCTAAGTTCAGCCCGAACTTTAGACAAATAACCACCGATATCAAATCTCCCGGTCTCGAATTAACCAGCGATGAATTTGAATTATCCATAAAAGGGATTGAATTTGATTCCCAACTCCGTAGCCATGTACCCGACCTCTATAACCCGACCGGTGATATGAATCTTACGATCGGGAATGTGAACGTAGAAAACAGGAAGCCCCAAGAGCGCTACTCGATTGAGCAGTTGAAACTCTACGGCGGGACTGAGCTAACCGGGGACAACCTGGTTGCCAAGAGCACATTCTCTTTTGAGAATCTCAATACCGGGGCGGAAAACTATGGGCCCGGTTATTATGAAATAATCATACGGAACATCGACCCCTCGGCATGGGCAAAGCTTCAAAAGATGCTCAGGGAAACCCAGGGTATGGATACATCCAACGAGACGGAGCGGGATTTACTCATAGGTAAGATAATAGACATTCTGCCTGACCTTATCAAAAATTCCCCGGAGGTCGAGCTGGCCAAACTGAGCTTAAAAACGGACAAGGGAGAAGCTTCCGGCCGGGCAAAAGTAACCATAGATGGCAGTAACCCGAAGATAGCTAAAATCCCTTTCCTCCTCCTTATGTCCGTGAAGGCAGAGGCCGGGTTTACCATTCCAGAAGCCCTTACCGAATCTATACTCCAAAATCTAGCCCGAAAAAACCTGTTAGAGAAAATTGAGGACTTAGACGAAGTTCCAAAGGGTGAAGATATAAACGAGTTGTCAAAAGCCGCTGCCTCCGAGCAAGTCAAGAAGCTCATCGAGCAAAAGATACTAATACCCGAAGGCGAGAATCTTAAATTGGACGCAAGCTACGAGAGGGGCGTGTTTAAACTAAACGGCCAACCCATGGAAACGCCGTTTTCCGGATAG
- a CDS encoding oxaloacetate decarboxylase — protein sequence MTQGHRLREILKRPGILVLPGVYDCIGARLAERIGFEVVFTSGFGVSGSTLGRPDYGFLTATEMLWSVERIARSVSVPLVADIDTGYGNPLNVIRTVTDVVRAGAAGIILEDQEWPKKCGHFEGKAVIPMEEHVEKIHAAVYAREDSGLVIIARTDARAPLGLDEAIRRGRAYFHAGADIVFIEAPQSVDELRKIASSFPDIPLFANMVEGGKTPLLSAGELEGLGFKIAVFPLSGLFAATRAMEACFRHLREKGTTSGFTNSYSFREFEELVGVTGYRELEERFSAFADAPVKKETE from the coding sequence TTGACTCAAGGACATAGGCTAAGGGAAATACTAAAGAGGCCGGGCATACTGGTTCTCCCCGGGGTTTACGATTGTATCGGAGCCAGGCTCGCCGAGCGAATTGGGTTTGAGGTGGTGTTCACCAGCGGGTTCGGCGTATCCGGCTCGACGCTGGGTAGACCCGACTACGGCTTTCTTACCGCAACCGAGATGCTATGGAGCGTCGAGCGTATCGCCAGGTCGGTGAGTGTCCCACTGGTGGCGGATATCGACACCGGTTATGGAAACCCCCTTAACGTTATCCGAACGGTGACGGATGTAGTCAGGGCTGGCGCGGCCGGAATAATATTGGAGGACCAGGAGTGGCCCAAGAAGTGCGGCCACTTCGAGGGGAAAGCGGTAATTCCGATGGAGGAGCATGTTGAGAAAATTCATGCGGCGGTGTATGCCCGCGAGGATAGCGGCTTGGTGATTATAGCCAGGACCGATGCACGCGCCCCTCTCGGACTGGATGAGGCGATTCGTAGAGGCCGGGCCTACTTCCATGCCGGTGCGGACATCGTCTTTATCGAGGCCCCACAATCGGTGGATGAGCTTAGGAAGATAGCCTCGTCGTTTCCGGACATCCCTCTTTTTGCCAACATGGTTGAAGGCGGGAAAACCCCTTTACTTAGCGCTGGGGAATTAGAAGGGTTGGGGTTCAAGATAGCCGTATTCCCGCTCTCCGGGTTATTCGCGGCCACGAGGGCAATGGAGGCTTGCTTCCGTCATCTCAGGGAAAAAGGCACTACATCAGGTTTTACCAATAGCTACTCATTCAGAGAGTTTGAAGAACTCGTCGGGGTTACAGGATATCGGGAACTGGAGGAGAGGTTTAGTGCATTTGCCGATGCACCGGTTAAGAAGGAAACGGAATGA
- a CDS encoding deoxyribonuclease IV, with product MKFGAHVSIAGGIEKSPSRARELGCECFQVFTRPPQGGSPSRLDQETVDAFFEECSRYKLFDYYIHTPYFINLASENKETCWASVSIIKEELARGSIIEAKYVVTHIGSGKVSGKSKAIMKVTDGLKRVLDGHYNKTKLLLENSAGQGSIIGDTFEELAEILEKVGNPDLGICLDTAHLFASGYDIRTEETFRATLRRFSSIVGLDKLKLLHGNDSKVGLGERKDRHEHIGKGRIGIDGFATIVNNPHLKDIDLIIETPLEKVGDDIMNLKKLRSLKKK from the coding sequence ATGAAATTTGGTGCTCACGTTTCCATCGCCGGAGGGATAGAGAAATCGCCATCGCGGGCCCGAGAACTCGGTTGCGAGTGTTTTCAAGTTTTTACAAGACCGCCCCAGGGTGGAAGCCCTTCCAGGCTCGACCAGGAGACGGTTGACGCCTTTTTCGAGGAATGCTCCCGGTACAAACTTTTTGATTATTACATACATACGCCCTATTTCATAAATCTGGCCTCGGAAAACAAAGAGACATGCTGGGCATCGGTCTCCATAATCAAGGAAGAGCTGGCAAGAGGAAGCATAATAGAAGCAAAATACGTCGTGACCCACATCGGGAGCGGGAAGGTATCCGGTAAATCAAAGGCGATCATGAAGGTTACAGATGGGTTAAAAAGGGTTTTAGACGGACACTATAATAAAACTAAACTACTTCTGGAAAATTCCGCCGGCCAGGGAAGTATAATTGGCGATACCTTTGAAGAACTAGCCGAGATACTGGAAAAGGTGGGGAATCCCGATTTAGGGATATGCCTGGACACCGCGCACCTGTTTGCATCCGGCTACGACATTAGAACCGAAGAGACGTTCAGAGCCACACTAAGACGGTTTTCCTCGATTGTTGGCCTGGACAAGCTTAAACTGCTCCACGGCAACGACTCGAAGGTTGGGCTTGGGGAGAGAAAGGACCGGCATGAGCACATAGGCAAGGGCAGGATTGGAATCGATGGCTTTGCAACTATAGTTAATAATCCTCATCTTAAAGACATAGACCTGATAATCGAGACCCCTCTCGAAAAGGTGGGAGACGATATAATGAATTTGAAGAAGTTGAGGAGCCTTAAGAAAAAGTAA
- a CDS encoding arylsulfotransferase family protein yields MRPKIKISTLFAAGIICYIIGLYVIGFMNTPFLFILFFAIATFCLLITFFLLLTDLFWEILPPDKAGVYGNDKWTYRVYILAYLIFFLIAGWTINHYFLPYNKFHPVSLLGNAGILLFSAFLGWNLLKPNGKSILIGTASFILFVSLLTIVGSISDKDVVPSSHEEIKSLPYLTWVPAEKTIQKSGVTIHDQRQSFKGVNIYNSTNLSKAYLMDMSGDILHTWSAKMNEDDTWHHIEMDNNGDLLSIVEDAMLLRLDWNSNIKWVVKMPFHHDIAIAQNKDIYALRRKEEMVFISGLPVPILNDYIVVLSPNGEIKREISLFKVLKKGVPFNVVTKIYLWIINPKNLWEIVRRKLEGDYIFYGADLVDILHTNTIEIINRSINGLCKKGDILIAVRNLNLIGIIDLENEDLIWSWGRRRLSKPHHPSLLENGNILIYDNGQKREYSRIIELDPLTKKIVWKYRANPPGQFHSPTRGANQRLPNGNTLITESDSGRVFEITNNGQIVWEFYNPEIDTEEGTRAAIYRMLRLTHPKDYAILGRLK; encoded by the coding sequence ATGAGGCCTAAGATAAAAATTAGCACACTATTCGCAGCAGGAATTATTTGTTATATCATAGGGCTTTATGTTATAGGGTTTATGAATACCCCTTTCCTTTTTATCTTATTTTTTGCCATTGCCACGTTTTGTTTGTTAATTACTTTCTTCTTGCTCTTGACAGACCTTTTTTGGGAAATACTCCCACCGGATAAGGCAGGTGTTTATGGAAATGATAAGTGGACATATAGGGTATATATTCTGGCCTATCTTATTTTTTTCCTCATAGCTGGCTGGACAATCAACCACTACTTTTTGCCCTATAATAAATTTCATCCCGTAAGCTTACTGGGAAATGCGGGAATATTGCTTTTCTCAGCATTTTTAGGATGGAATCTGTTAAAGCCGAACGGGAAGAGTATATTAATAGGCACAGCTTCATTTATTTTGTTCGTCTCTCTACTGACAATCGTCGGTTCAATTAGCGATAAAGATGTCGTGCCATCTTCTCATGAAGAAATCAAGTCTTTGCCATACCTGACCTGGGTTCCCGCGGAGAAAACCATACAAAAATCCGGGGTCACTATTCACGACCAAAGGCAATCCTTTAAAGGCGTGAACATATATAACTCTACGAACTTGTCAAAAGCCTACCTTATGGATATGTCCGGAGACATATTACACACCTGGTCGGCAAAAATGAACGAAGATGACACCTGGCATCATATAGAGATGGATAATAACGGCGATTTATTATCCATCGTCGAGGACGCTATGCTCCTAAGATTAGATTGGAATTCCAATATCAAGTGGGTTGTGAAAATGCCTTTTCATCACGATATAGCTATTGCTCAAAATAAAGATATTTATGCCTTGAGAAGAAAAGAAGAGATGGTTTTCATATCCGGCTTGCCCGTGCCTATTCTTAATGATTATATCGTGGTCTTATCTCCGAATGGTGAGATTAAAAGAGAGATCTCTCTTTTTAAAGTTTTAAAAAAAGGAGTTCCCTTTAATGTGGTAACTAAAATATACCTTTGGATAATTAACCCTAAAAATCTATGGGAAATAGTCCGGCGAAAGTTAGAAGGTGATTATATTTTTTACGGTGCTGACCTCGTCGATATTCTTCATACCAATACTATTGAAATAATAAACAGAAGCATCAACGGGTTGTGCAAAAAAGGAGACATATTGATTGCCGTCCGGAATTTGAATCTTATCGGGATAATAGATTTGGAGAATGAAGACCTCATCTGGAGCTGGGGGCGGAGGAGGCTAAGCAAGCCGCACCACCCCAGTTTATTAGAAAACGGAAATATCCTGATTTATGACAACGGCCAGAAAAGAGAATATTCTCGCATAATAGAACTCGACCCGCTCACAAAAAAAATTGTATGGAAATATAGGGCAAATCCCCCAGGTCAATTTCACTCTCCGACCAGAGGGGCTAACCAGCGGTTGCCAAATGGGAACACCCTTATTACCGAGAGTGACAGCGGGCGTGTTTTTGAAATTACCAATAATGGACAAATCGTATGGGAGTTCTACAACCCGGAGATAGACACCGAGGAAGGGACAAGAGCGGCAATATACCGCATGTTGAGACTTACCCACCCTAAAGATTATGCTATCCTTGGTAGGCTAAAATAA
- a CDS encoding copper-binding protein, whose protein sequence is MKALSIIALIIAVLTLAITGYLIRELQNEQKLIAEDVLKLKQEMAKSWQHAPKSAGEEWPKYHHATGTLKLITGNRVVIDQDEMPGFMRAMIMSYEVESPEQLSTLRQEDRVKLKLKETETSLTVVSIEKQ, encoded by the coding sequence ATGAAAGCACTATCCATAATCGCCCTGATAATCGCCGTCCTTACTCTGGCCATAACCGGCTATCTTATAAGGGAACTGCAAAATGAGCAGAAACTCATAGCCGAAGATGTGTTGAAACTAAAGCAGGAAATGGCAAAGTCCTGGCAGCATGCGCCGAAATCCGCAGGGGAAGAGTGGCCCAAATATCACCATGCCACCGGTACATTAAAGCTCATTACCGGAAACCGAGTTGTTATCGACCAGGATGAGATGCCCGGATTTATGAGGGCCATGATAATGAGCTATGAGGTCGAGAGCCCGGAACAGCTCAGCACTCTCCGGCAAGAAGACAGGGTGAAACTAAAACTCAAGGAAACGGAAACAAGCCTCACCGTAGTAAGCATAGAGAAACAGTGA